The sequence ATCCCACTCTGCTCACAGAGTGAGGGTAGCAGATGCAACATGTGCTTCTTTCTGCTCATCTTCCAGCCATACTggtatgatggtgatgatgaaagCATGGGCCAAACTGACTGAGTCCTCTGGATTGAGCTAATGGCAAATATGAGACATGGGCTGTGTCCACCCATAGTATATACATCATTCTAATTTTGCTGATTCATGTAGTGCATCCTCCTGCAAACTCTGGGTCGAAAATAGTGAGCACTTATCTACCACTCTTCAGTTTCCAAGATCAAATTACAACCTTTTCTAAACTTTTTTCTTGTCCTTTTCAATCTAGCTCCATCTCTTTCTACGTGGTGTcacatttaacaacagtgctggagaCAAGATTTTTTTTGACAAGAATGGGGAGTTAACAGCTGGGTTTGATGTTATCAACTGGGTCAAGTCCTCCAACCATTCTTATCATAGAGTAAGAGTTGGAATGATGGATCCCCTGGCTCCCCAGGGTCAAAGGTTTACCATCAATGAGAAGGTCATAACTTGGCCCAGATCATTTAACCAGGTAGGCACTGGCTGTTTGGATGGTCTACCACTATTTTATTAAGGGCCCTTACCTGGTATGCAAAGCTGATTTCATCTGATAGTGGTCGACCCTTGAAAAATACTGAATTTCATCTGTAAAAACAGTTATTAAGGCAAAAAAGAACAACCCCAAAGACTTCTGTACTGTTTATGTATTGATCAATATATTCATTAGCAAGAGAATGGAGGAGGATTACCTGCATAGGCACCTCTTTTCCCTTCTTCTTGTAATTTGTGGAACTGCAGTCATTGGATGTTATTCAACTCAGGGAGAAAGATGAACTATTTAAAACTGTCTTTTTCATCTTTGACAGAAGTCTTTGTTATTTGCAGGCATATCATTCCACTCTGAGGGGATGGACCATGCTTAATTTCAGAAGCATATCTACAGTTTATTTTCCCCTAAAGGGGTATCCTTTACTGTTTGAGAGAACGGAGCTTGATTGATTGGTTTTCCTTTCTGATATTCCTAAACTTATATAATGAGGATTCAAATGCATAGTGCACAGCAGCTGCAGTGTGCTACGCATTTCCTGGAGGTCAAATCTGCTGCCCCTTTGGATCCTGCCATCTGAAGCAGTGACCTTGTTTTGCCTCATGTATGGGCTGACACTGCCCTTTTCCAAAGCACAGTGATTGAAAAAGCCATGATAAATGCATTACCACTCATTAGGAATTAGACCTGTCAGTCACAAAGAGTCTCCCCACCCTGAACCTGTCAGGTGTTCTTCAGAACCCCCCCCTCACCACAATTGCTTGTtttttgggagaaggggggtaGAAATTGTAGCAAGTTTGAGAACAAATGTTTCAGTTTTTGCAGACACAAGGTCTATGCAGAATCATTTTAGAGGCCTCTGCTTCACTTTGGGGTGCTTTGAAGAGATCCTACTTCAGTTATCTGTCCAAGGGGTTCCCTCAGCTCAGCATTGAGGTTACATGCAAAGTCAGGGCACAGCACTATTAACAACATTCCCAGCATGTCCAATATTAGAATGGTTGTATAACACATTGAGTAACAGCCCCAAACTTCCTCACAAACAGTGTAAGGGCCCAGTACTTTCAAGTGTCTAAGATCATTATTCTCAAAATAGTCATTGTCCTCTTTCATTTATGGTTTAGGTTCAGCCTCACTCTGTATGTAGTGAGAGCTGCTATCCTGGTTTtagcaagaaagtgaaggaaggGGAACCGTTCTGCTGCTATGAATGCATCCCCTGTCCTGAAGGGAAGATTTCAGATAAGAAAGGTAAGAAATATACTCCAACATTCAATGAGTGCATCAGCTGTAAAACATACATATAAAGCAGTGGTGAGGAATCTTTCTAGCCATGTGGACCAGTATTTAATCTCCTTCCACACTAGGGGGAGTTCTTATTAAGATCATAGCAGGATTTTAAAGGgataatacagtcaaacctcagttcccagACGCCTCCGTTATCATACGTTTCAACTTGCGAATGCTgaaagtttcccccccttttttctccattgactttcgACCGCCCTTGGATCCTCGGATATCAAATATTTCAGAAGTCGAagggtcttccagaacagattatgtttgacaaccgaggtttgactgtactcacCTTGCACATTATGATCCTGATCATTCACATGAATGAAAGAAATCTTGCAATTTCAAATGACATGTGCAGCATCACATCTAGCTGAGGTCTTGGCTGTGGGAGGGTGTGAATTCTTCTTTGAAGCAAGTAACCTTGAGGCCATTCTCCCCAAATGACATTAACCTGCTCAATACCTGATACAACAGGTGATGTCAGATAAGGGGCAGAATAAATTGTGTTGCCAGTGTACAATTGGGAACCTTAAAGTGGGGCTCACTGTTGCCAAAAAGCAGCTGGTTGGTGGTGAGAGCAAACTATCTGGGATCAGCTGTGCTATGGAATGCCACATGGTGAACTCTGTAGTACAGCTGGTCCAAGCAAAAAGAGAAAGCTTATGTCAGGTCCTATCAGCTGGTCGGCACTGACTTCAAGCTCTGTGAGTCTGGCTGCAGTATAGGGGCTTGCATAAAGCTGAACAGGGCTCTTTGAAAGCTTCTTCTTGTAAACAGCCCAAGCAAAGAGcccttttcatttttcaaagtTAAGATTAGCCTGCAAAAAAAGTTGACAATTTTGGATATGAAAATTAATCACCATCTCTTCATCATAGTTATTTGATTGAATCAAAATATATTTAGGGAGTGGTGTTAACATAACTGTCCTGAACAAACCTAGACTGATGAAGACAAGTTAATGACATTTTAGTTCTTTATTAGGAAAGCACTCAGCTCCTAAGGTGCAAAGGATTTACACACTACTTCCTGCTAACTAGCTGTCTAGGCAATCTACCTCTGCATACCTGTGCTCTGTCTCAGACAGTTAATGCAACTGTGTGACCCCATCCCCTATGCTGCCTTCTTCTTCACCatcattaaatttctatactgcccttcattccaGGATCACAgcacagtttacaatataaaaacacaataatacaTTCCAtagtaacaaatgaaaacaaaaccccacagtttaaaaggtcatataTTGTTCAATTAGCAAAGGCATGGGAgaggaggaatatttttgcctggtgcttaaagatatgtaacaaagttGGCAGGTGAGCCTTCCTAGGGAGAGCATTTGACAAGCAGGGAACTGGCCTCCAGACCTATCAGGAAGAAGGGCAGAGTGAATGCTGAACACATGACTTCACGATTTCCTACAGCCCTTCCTGAAgatcttcctctgcctccttttTTCCTGTGTCTGCCTGCCTGGTCTCTTCCTTATgactcccctcttcctccaccccggCAGCTGCCTTACAGGTGCAAGAGGACCCGACAAAACACTGTCTCCTTCCTCGGATGATCCTCTTCCTCaccagcctcctctgccccctcagaCTCCTGTTTGTCGCTGACAATAACTCTATTCTTAATTCAGTCTGTAATTTGAAGAGAATATGTGGTATTTTACCCTATAAATATGGACCCTGTTACTTCTGTAGTACAGTTTCACctgtttctttttcattcacctgtttcttttcatttttctttttttcagattGGTTTCATATTTGTTTTTCTATTTATGTATGTATAGTGTTTCTTCTAAAATATTAAGTAGTTTAAGAATGCAACTGAATAAAATTAATATGTATATTCTAATATGTAGAAAAGTTCTGGCATGTTAAAAAGATATTCTCCCACAGATATGAATGACTGTCATGAATGCACAGATGAAAACCACCCAAACAAATATAAGGATTCTTGTGTTCCCAAGGATATAAGCTTcttgtcttatgaagaacctttgggaatCAGTTTAGCATCTTtggctctttccttttctttgattaCGGCTATGGTGCTAGGATTGGTTTTGAGGCATCacaacactcccattgtcaaagccaacaaccggcaGCTCACCTACactcttctcctctccctcctcctctgcttcctttctgcattgCTATTCATTGGACAGCCTCAGAAGGTGACATGTCTCCTCCGACAAGCAACTTTTGGCAtgatcttctcagtggctgtttcctGTGTCCTAGCAAAAACCATCACAGTGGttctagctttcatggccaccaagccaggatccCAGATGAGGAAGTGGGCGGGGAGAAAGCTGGACACTTTCATTGTTCTCCCCTGTTCCCTTATCCAAGCAGTTATTTGTTCTATATGGTGGGCAACCACTCCACCATTCCCTGATGTTGACAATAATTCCACGCCTGAAGAAATTGTACTGGAATGCAATGAGGGGTCTGTGGCTATGTTCTACTGTGTCTTGGGGTATTTGGGCTTTCAGGCTATTATCAGTTTCATTGTTGCTTTCCTTGCTCGGAAGTTGCCagacagtttcaacgaagccaagtttatcacatTCAGTTTGCTagtgttttgtagtgtttggttgtcctttgttccaagcTATGTGAGCTCCaatggaaaatacatggtggctgtagAGATATTTGCCATCTTAgcttccagtgctgggttgctgGTTTGCATATTTTCTCCAAAGTGTTACATAATTATGTTGAAGCCTGAGCTGAACAGCAGGGAACAGTTGATGAAAAGAAAGACTTGAATGTTGTGCCCAAATAATGTGCACTGCTAGTTATCATAGTCTGCAATCCATATGTGTGTCCATGACCCCTAAGGTTTGCGAACATTTCTCTCTCAATATAGAATATTTTCGTAGTTGTTGAAACACCATGTAATATAAAAATGGCAAACTTCCATCCCAGAAGTATACGGCAACACAGAAATGAGGGTCAGAGTAGGTTTAAATGGTAGAATGATGACTGCTTTTAAGACATTATGAGGAGTGAAGCAATGTTGCATTCTTGCTCCCATGGTTTTTACTGATATAGTATACACCCCCTCTTTAGTAattaggatcagaattttccCAGCCTTGATTAGATGATTTAGTGGTTTTCTTTACTCTCTGATTCTGTCTCAAAAATCTTTTGGAGAtctcatccgaagatctcagggcagttcataagaTGATTCCTGGATCAGcaggctataataataataataataataataataataataataataataaatttatttatatcccgccctccccagccgaagccgggctcagggcggctaacaacaataaaacagtacaaaagtacagcataaacaacactctaaaatcattcattataaaattaattaattattatagaAGAAACTCTTTCATTTAGATACCTGGGTGTTCTCTTTGATGAAACCCTCCCTTGGAAGTGTCATATGGATGCAGTTAAAGTAAAGACACAGAAAACCATTGGGGCATTAATGAAGTTATACTACAATAATGGAGGGCAGCTAATTGAACCTGCCTTAAAGATATTTGGCAGCAAAATGCTTACCCAAATGTTCTATGGCATTGAAATCTGGGGCTCTGAGTAGAACTTCattatgtattgttttggaaacaaTGCAGAATAATTACTCTCTACCATCAGGAATAGCAGCAGGTAATCTGAGTGGCCAACAATCAAAGCAAGAGAGGGCTATGCTCTGTTAAAAGTATGTTAAAAATGCTACTATGCCTCTTGAGCTTTTTCCTGCTCTGTGCTATTACAAACAGATATATGTGATGGGGAGTAAAGGAATGGGAGGGTTGCTATAAACCTTGAACAGTAGAGGAGGTGACAAAATTATTTGGTCCACTTCTCACAGTTGGCCAACATGCTCAAGCTTTCTAGTGAATTGAAATTCAACTCTCAGttcaattatttatttactttatttcttaattttctataccacccttcattcgaTGATCACAGGACAGTTTTCAGTATAATTATGCAATTTTCCAGATTTTTTGATACAGCTTCTATACAAAAAATGGGCTTATCTAGTTGCACACCTCACCTCTGCCCACAGTGCACAGCAGCTAGGGCCCACATTGTCTTGCCAGCCCTTAGGGGAATTCCCCAGCTGGCAGAATCTAGGAATCTCCACCCAAATACTGTCTTCAGATGGGCCGGTAGGAGGCCCTGCTGAAGGGCAGAGCCTTGCCAGCCGGATGGGCATTAGCTGTTGGCCATGTCTGGTCAGTCAGCAATGCATAAAAGTTGGCTACTCCTACCTTCTGCAGTACAGATATTTGACATAAAAGATGCagacaaaatgtgcattttatggaTGAATGTAttgaaaaatattttataattAAATGGTTCAGATTTTACATAAAACTGTGTATTAAAGACAttcaatttaaattggatttttttatgAAGCTGCTAAAAATATGTAAATACATACAATGAGTTGGAATGGAACAATAACTGAGCAAGAGTGATTATTATTCAATTTCTAACCCATGCTTCATCAGCAACAAGTATGTTCCTGTTCTCTGTCGCATACCACAGTACTGTAATTTGTGATGACATTCTCTTTCTGTGGATAATTCTAAATAGAAATATTCCTGTCTTGGGTGGGAGAAAATGTTCACCTGTGAAAAACAAATTTTCTTCTGCAATTCCACAGGGAATCTTCAAACCTGGATCTGGTGATTGTCTTTCCTTTAATTATCAAAAGAGCTGTAATTATTTTGCtgcttgtaaaaaacaaaacaaaaccgagGTGTTTTAGTGACCACTAGCTAAATGAGTAGCAAATACTGTGAAATATAAATATACCTAATACCATTTAGAAAtaagaaaaggaacaaagaagATTTATACTCCTGTCTTTAAGCCTATCAGTACACTAAATGAATGCTCAAATCAAATTGTGACCATAGAGACTCTtatactgcaatcctatacatgcctactcagaagtaagccgtattgagttcaatgagacctACTCCCAAGAAAGtatgtctaggattgcagccttaatattcAGCTACAGAtgcgggggggagggagaataaaaaAGTTTATCAAATGAAGATTTGTATTTGGATTCTAGGATGGTCCTATTAGTGCTGGTGGTGCTGGTTCTGCTTCCTCACATGGCATGCAAGGCTCATAATATTCAATGCAGTGTTCATTTTCCTCACCCTCCATTTGACAAGTATCATCAGTCAGGAGACCTCATCATTGGTGTTATTGCTTCCCAGAGCTTCATTGTCTCCAGTTCACTAACCTTCAGTACAGAACCTCCACCAGTATTATCCGATGAGCTTACGtaaggatttctttaaaaattatttaatttttttttatttaaaaaactaacACCCTGCTATTTTTTTAATTCCACAAAACAGTATAGAAAAGGCAGTAAAACTGCATTATAAAACCAGTAAGAGGTAAAAACAGGAATTCCGAACTAACAGGATCCAATCTCATGGGTTGGGAAGAGCCTAGGCAGAATGATAACAAGACATCCGAAGCAACTAATAGATGGTGCCTTTTGTATGACAGATGATTTTTttatatgattgttgttgttgttgtttagtcatttagtcgtgtccgactcttcatgaccccatggaccagagcactccaggcactcctgtcttccactgcctgccacagtttggtcaaactcatgctggtagctttgagaacactgtccaaccatctcgtcctctgctgtccccttctccttgtgccctcaatctttcccaacattagggtcttttccagggagtcttctcttctcatgaggtggccaaagtattggagcctcagcttcacaatctgtccttccagtgagcactcagggctgattttgtATAATACAGTGCCACAAGTAACCTATGTGACCTATGTGGTCTGAAAGGTCTGTTCGGGGcaggcactccttcaggtaacctggtccccAGTTGGTCTGGGCTTATATGGTGGTTAAGTAGCTGATTGACAAGCTGTAGTAGTACCCTTGCtattttccttccttcattcccttgtGTTACCCAAGTAATCACTTTGAGAGTTCCTGATCCGGAGACGTGACTTATTGGATTGGACAGAAGAAAATGTTGGTGCAATTGAGGGTGCTGCTGAAAAAGAGGTGTACTTTCTCCTGCTGTTTCTTGTTCATTTTTCCACCGCTTTCTGTGTCACATGAAGGGTATTCTGACATTACCTGGTACCTGGATACAAGTAATCCATGCAGGTATTAAAAATTACCATCCACAACTGTCTGCTGAAAAAGAGAGTGTTCTGCTCACATGTCCTCCTGCATTCTTTCCAACTGGCTTTGATCACAGTTTTCATTCTATTTTTTTCCTGTGGTTATTCTATGTCATCATACATCTTCATCCCTGTCTTCACTcatgaatttcttttctttttttttcttgacaCAGTAGCACagcaaatattaaaacacaaaatacgcCTCCAAAACATTGGGTTGTGGCCAACTTGGTTATACTCCgtgcccattcattttaatgggtctgtCCTAAGTATAATGTAACTGGATGCAACTCATACATTCTTAATCATATCTGGGaataatcagggcttttttccagccgaaactcaccagaactcagttctgacatcTCTCAAGTGGGCATCATTGccagtataagagaacaagggaaaaatagcactgggcataATCAAACTCATTCTTCTTGGAACTTCCAAAGAGTATTTAGCGTTACAAAAAATACCAAGTGCATTCAGTTCCCACCCTGTGAAGAATTAGAAATTCACAACACAACTCTGTTTGTAGTGTAACCCTACCCATGTCTACTGAGAATCTCAAGTGCATCTCACTGACAAGTACATGTGAATTCTATTTCAGCCTAAATACTGTATTTTGGATCATAACAGCATCCTTTTAATATTTCTTCGATTTACTAAAGGTGTTTCTCATCAGCAGGACTCTCACACAAATGTACAGATGAACTGGATACTCACAATAGGTCCCTACAGGCCAGTACAATTTACTCCTAGCAGCAATAAATCTCCAAGCACTGAGGTGCATGTTTCTGTAACCTTGATACCCACAACCTGTCTTTTAACGGGGCCATCTGACAGCAAAAGACGTGCTCAATTTGTAGTTCATTTTGTTTCACATTTCACATTTTCTGTGAACTATCTTTTGTAGATACAGCAATGAGTTTCAATATCAtcatttccatctttccatctatatcaggggtaggcaaactaaggtgcgtgggctggatgtggcccaatcaccttctcaatccagcccgcagacggtctggattgagtagaatgtgtgcttttatttaaaatgcatctctgggttatttgtggggcataggaatttgttcatttttttttttaatatagtctggcccaccacatggtctgagggacggtggaccgacccccagctgaaaaaggttgctgacccctggtctatatgCATTGTTTTTAAGACATCCCATTTTAACAGGTATAGTGATTTTTGTGACACTTCCTAATGCTATCTAGACTTTTTTTCATTCTCAGTCACatttttgggattttttaaaaaaatagatacaGTGTATGTTACTTTATTCATTTGATAACAGGGTTAGTTCTGATTCATTTATCATTTTTGGTACCCTAGTAGCCATCCCTCAGAATATCAAGCAACACTTACTTATCTTCAAATGTAACTAAGAAATTATTGTGTAGAAATTGTTCAGCAGATGAGAGCCGCCGCCACCTTTCTTCATATTTGATTCTTGCTGTTTGGAAAAGAAATAACAAACCAAGAAAGGGTGGgctgttatgttttattatttaaatatttatatataaaaattcatagaatcatagaattttagagttggaagggacgccaaggctcatgtagtccaaccccagcaatgcaagaatctcagaaTATATACCACTATGtcattgaaaaaatatatatcaagtgATTCACAGCCAtaaacataaaaccatacaataagaGCAAGATAAAATGTTCTTATGATGATCACTGATGTTGCTTAGTACTATCACCTCACTTCTTGAAGatgatggctaattctgtttggtAGTTTCACCTTTGTGTAGACCATGTTATGCTAAGGAATGCCTCCAGAAGTTGTGTAAATcctataatgaataataatattgAAAGGAGATTATGCATAACACAGTTGTGATATTTGTGCAAAGCTTAGCAGAATATACCTCTTGTTCTAGTGTAGTGCCGAAGCATTACCAGCATATCCTAGCCTTGGCATTTGCAGTAAAGGAGATAAATGAAAACCTCCACCTCTTACCCAATGTTACCTtgggcttccacatctatgacagccaTTTCACTGCAAAGTGGTCCTATCATGCCACAATGCTACATTTATCTGGACTGAATACATTTttccccaactacaaatgtggcAATCAGGATAACTTGATATCAGTTATTGGTGGACTGGACTGTCAAATCTCTCTTCATGCGGCAACAATCTTGGATCTATATAAAGTTCCACAGGTAAGTTTGTGTGTAACATGAAATTTTGAACTTATTTCATACCTTCTTTATCCTCCCAGATTCCATTTCATTGTTGAGTGACATAATTGTGTAAAATGAAGGTAATGAGGTAGCTATGATATTTTCTGTGCCTGTCATGTCCAGACGAAGAGAAACAGCCATtatggtttgtttattttgtgTTGGTTTGTTCataaatgagaaaaagaaaaagctgagcTGAGATTCATGAAAAAAATCTTCTGGGTACTCATGTAGTTCAAACAGAAGAATAGATCTACAGCATCTGGCCAATTTGGATAAGAGTGCAATTTAAGGTTTTAATTCAAACTCTATTTTATTTGGTCATCTGTTATAAACactcctgtggtgagataagaagGCCGGATTTAggcttgatgaggccctaagcttctgaaggtaatggggccctttatatgcccagctgtcctttgtcaacaacaaattgttgcgggtttttgtgttgaatatatgctgtgtgGCAActtgtggacctaataggtatctaaagccatttgcacataacaaaacactgttattttatttgtttttttttatcttatattttagaaatgtatatccagtttttccccctcaatttttttggggggccccaagaaagtagggccctaagctatagcttgattagcttatacataaatctggcagtgGAGCTACATGAGTCCTGAATCTAAAATGGACCACCTGTAGGAAGGTAcccaaattttcaaaagtagatcCTGATTTTAGCTGGACTGAGCAAAAAGCTCAGAATTTGAATAACTTGAATACAGGTAGAATGCACTTTGTCAGGCCATAAGTCCCAGAGCTGCTGAGGTTGCAGAAATAACAAGAGGGGCTCCTCTGCCAATTTTTCAGAGCCCTCTTGTCAGTCTTAACACTCAAGAGGAAActatagggaaggaggcagtctttcatgtattagagatacagtggtacctcgggttaagtactcaattcgtgccggaggtccgttcttaacctgaaactgttcttaacctgaagcaccactttacctaatggggcctcctgctgctgccgcgccgccacagcacgatttctgttctcatcctgaagcaaagttcttaacctgaagccctatttctgggttagtggagtctgtaacctgaagcatatgtaacccgaggtaccactgtataaattatTTGTGGTTTTAATGCTCAGAAATGACAACATGCAAACATGCTTACATTATATTTAGATTCTTTTCTTCTGACTGCTTGTGTTGCATTGGGTTTAAAACATTGCGTGATTAAAGGGGGAAAAGTACTCCCCAATGCAGTTATTCCCTCAGCCAGTTATCTTCCTGATGCAAGGTGGACATAAAATTTGATCAGTATCAGAACTCTCTTTATAGCATGGAAATAACAATATTCACTTGCTTGCCAGCTTGCATTATTTTGTGCTGAATGCTGGACACTTGAAACTTCgcaataaatgttgttgttactattattattattatcatcaccacctCCCCCTCCATTCCACATCTCTCTCTTTAGTTAATATATGGCCCAGCTCCAGTGATGCATGACAAAGTCCCAGGCCTTTTGTTCTACCAGCTGGTCCCTGAGGAAGCCCTTCAGTATGAAGGGattctctctttgcttctgcatttcaggtggagGTGGATTGGGATAATTGTGATGGATAATGACAGTGGAGAAAGATTTCTGCAAAGTGTGCTTCCAAGGTTGTCCCAGAGAGGCATCTGTTTTGCCTTCATAGAGAGATGCCCCATGTTATCCTTTGTCACTGAAATGGGAAGCATGATGGAAGATGGGGCAAGAATACATGATAAAATCATGGACTCTCAAACAAATGTATTGGTGGCTTCTGGAGAATCTTACTCTGTTATGTATTTGAGATGGTTGCCATATCTGTCACACCTACAACATGACTCCAACAAACCAAAAGGCAAAGTATGGATAATGACAGCCCAGATGGAGCTTGTCTCATTGGTCTATCAAAGGACTTG comes from Podarcis raffonei isolate rPodRaf1 chromosome 13, rPodRaf1.pri, whole genome shotgun sequence and encodes:
- the LOC128398654 gene encoding vomeronasal type-2 receptor 26-like codes for the protein MANYHQEGDLIIGGIASHSFIISSPISFHEEPPPPSYDEINVVPKHYQHILAWAFAVKEINENPQILPNTTLGLLIYDSYFNAKWTYHATMLLISALSKFVPNYICDTEKNLIAAIGGLDSQTSLHVAVVLDMWMWIGVSVMETDNGEQFVQSVVPLFAQSGICLAYIERIPRPTLVTEILEMFVRGAKIRDRIMDSNANVIVIHGESYSLTIYRWFDYLSELEDVANKPKVWIATAQVELTSFVYQKTWDTELIHGSLLFTIHSNDLPAFSEAVKDRNPSSVTGDGFIKDFWQQAFVCEFPTGGGKVEGDICTGKEKLESLPGPFFEMRMTSHSYSIYNAVYAVAHALHAMSISRVRYRGGMKLQTQQCWQLHLFLRGVTFNNSAGDKIFFDKNGELTAGFDVINWVKSSNHSYHRVRVGMMDPLAPQGQRFTINEKVITWPRSFNQVQPHSVCSESCYPGFSKKVKEGEPFCCYECIPCPEGKISDKKDMNDCHECTDENHPNKYKDSCVPKDISFLSYEEPLGISLASLALSFSLITAMVLGLVLRHHNTPIVKANNRQLTYTLLLSLLLCFLSALLFIGQPQKVTCLLRQATFGMIFSVAVSCVLAKTITVVLAFMATKPGSQMRKWAGRKLDTFIVLPCSLIQAVICSIWWATTPPFPDVDNNSTPEEIVLECNEGSVAMFYCVLGYLGFQAIISFIVAFLARKLPDSFNEAKFITFSLLVFCSVWLSFVPSYVSSNGKYMVAVEIFAILASSAGLLVCIFSPKCYIIMLKPELNSREQLMKRKT